Proteins co-encoded in one Arachis stenosperma cultivar V10309 chromosome 7, arast.V10309.gnm1.PFL2, whole genome shotgun sequence genomic window:
- the LOC130939458 gene encoding zinc finger BED domain-containing protein RICESLEEPER 3-like gives MNSETVSNLVTTGVGSEAAPVEVDEPSSKRLRPATSDVWNFFKKLGPDKDGVERAECKGCKKVFKAGGKRYGTSTIKRHLDSCTQIKHEDIGQTIAELQLKMGPLKIDLGVARDMFAGYVVAGDKPFNMVDDRRFRNWVKYISPTLKLPSRNTVKADIVKVYKREAAKLKKILVSIPNRICLTSDLWTSSTNEGFICLTAHFVDEN, from the coding sequence ATGAATTCTGAAACTGTGAGTAACCTTGTTACTACTGGAGTTGGTTCTGAGGCTGCTCCGGTCGAGGTTGATGAACCTAGTTCGAAAAGGCTGAGACCAGCAACTTCTGATGTTTGGAATTTTTTCAAAAAGCTCGGTCCAGATAAGGATGGAGTAGAACGTGCTGAGTGTaaaggatgcaagaaagtgttTAAAGCTGGAGGTAAGCGATATGGCACTTCTACTATAAAACGGCATCTTGATAGTTGTACTCAAATTAAGCATGAAGATATTGGTCAGACTATAGCAGAATTGCAACTTAAAATGGGTCCACTTAAGATTGATTTAGGAGTGGCTAGAGATATGTTTGCTGGGTATGTAGTTGCTGGGGATAAGCCTTTTAATATGGTTGATGATAGGAGATTTAGAAATTGGGTGAAATATATTAGTCCAACTTTGAAACTTCCTTCTAGGAATACGGTTAAAGCTGACATAGTGAAAGTTTACAAGAGAGAAGCTGcgaaacttaaaaaaattttagtttccATTCCAAATAGAATTTGCTTAACATCTGATCTTTGGACTTCCAGTACCAATGAGGGGTTTATATGTTTGACTGCACATTTTGTTGATGAGAACTGA
- the LOC130939456 gene encoding uncharacterized protein LOC130939456 encodes MLAYGVTADAVDDYVHIGESTTIECLEKFVKCVISMFEDEYLRKPNPNGVRRLLQMAEGCGFPGMLDRSPVFDDILNDCAPEVNYTINDNNYTMRYNLANCIYPEWATFVKSISKPQGEKRKLFAQYQEGQRKDVERAFGVLQACFAIIRGSACF; translated from the exons ATGTTAGCATATGGCGTAACAGCTGATGCTGTTGATGATTATGTGCACATAGGCGAGAGCACTACAATTGAATGCTTGGAAAAATTTGTTAAATGTGTTATTTCGATGTTCGAAGATGAATACTTGCGAAAACCAAATCCAAATGGTGTACGACGCCTGCTACAAATGGCGGAGGGTTGCGGCTTTCCTGGCATGTTGG ATCGTTCTCCAGTGTTCGATGATATTCTAAATGACTGTGCTCCGGAGGTAAATTATACTATTAACGATAATAATTATACTATGAGATACAATTTAGCAAATTGTATTTATCCTGAATGGGCCACATTTGTTAAATCAATCTCAAAACCACAAGGTGAGAAACGCAAGTTATTTGCACAATATCAAGAAGGACAAAGAAAAGATGTGGAGCGAGCATTTGGAGTGTTGCAAGCATGCTTTGCAATTATACGTGGTTCAGCTTGCTTTTAG
- the LOC130939459 gene encoding uncharacterized protein LOC130939459 has translation MQGKNSGPWPELGGPRSSRQHGPAGQDTTTTVNGDEDHVPDPTAVELDSKYEKPYEYESEVFNSLVSSGDEGKTAYDTFDEDTEYGEVQFKVGQLFHTMESFKKTMKDYFVHKGKDVLYIKNEKLRVRAACAGCFQIKILYNEHNCGMDFGSNLADRAWVTDKLVKKLFTEPDLKLGAARDHIIDEYNVKVNLRMVARALKVAREVVIGSEKAQYRKTRDYLMELHRSNPGSTALMEVIPQPEFLPLFDRLYISLDVCKKGFKEGCRPLIGLDGCFLKGHYGGQLLSAVDQDTNNHFYVIAYAVVPNECKETWKWFLTLMKKDLGEVPQHGWNFIFDQQKGLELAMKEVNPTAHHRNCVLHIWKNFIKYFKDEQTKQMVWECSRCTTIQEFRSVMEKLKNLNKGAWEYLQRKKPILSMCEDLRCYIMRKMAMHKKRLEHHTGMPCRHAVAAMAKMGLKPEDFVHKWLTMDAIRSAYSVCINSVNSEEYWNPTDSP, from the exons ATGCAGGGGAAAAACAGTGGGCCTTGGCCAGAGCTGGGAGGCCCAAGAAGCTCCAGACAACATGGGCCTGCTGGGCAGGATACAACAACTACTGTTAATGGAGATGAAGACCATGTACCAGACCCAACTGCAGTAGAGCTGGATAGTAAGTATGAGAAACCTTATGAGTATGAAAGTGAGGTGTTCAACAGTCTAGTTTCATCTGGAGATGAGGGTAAAACAGCCTATGATACTTTTGATGAGGACACTGAATATGGTGAGGTCCAATTTAAGGTTGGACAGTTGTTCCACACCATGGAGTCATTCAAGAAGACCATGAAAGATTATTTTGTGCACAAGGGTAAAGATGTTTTATACATTAAGAATGAGAAGCTGAGGGTGAGAGCAGCTTGTGCAG GTTGCTTTCAGATCAAAATTCTTTACAATGAACACAATTGTGGAATGGATTTTGGTAGCAACTTGGCTGACAGAGCATGGGTCACTGATAAGTTAGTTAAGAAGCTCTTTACAGAGCCTGATCTGAAGCTAGGTGCAGCCAGGGATCATATCATAGATGAATACAATGTGAAAGTGAATCTTAGAATGGTAGCTAGAGCATTGAAGGTTGCAAGAGAGGTTGTCATTGGGAGTGAAAAGGCACAGTATAGAAAGACACGGGATTACCTGATGGAATTGCACAGAAGTAACCCAGGATCAACTGCCTTGATGGAAGTAATTCCCCAACCTGAATTCCTGCCACTATTCGATAGGTTATACATTAGTTTGGATGTCTGTAAGAAGGGGTTTAAGGAGGGATGTAGGCCACTAATAGGGTTGGATGGCTGCTTCTTGAAGGGTCATTATGGTGGCCAGCTTCTAAGTGCGGTGGACCAAGACACAAATAACCACTTCTATGTCATTGCATATGCAGTGGTCCCGAATGAATGCAAGGAGACATGGAAGTGGTTTTTAACTTTAATGAAAAAAGACTTGGGTGAAGTTCCACAACATGGCTGGAACTTTATTTTCGACCAACAAAAA GGTTTGGAGCTGGCAATGAAGGAAGTTAACCCTACTGCCCATCACCGAAACTGTGTTCTTCATATTTGGAAgaactttataaaatatttcaaaGATGAACAAACAAAGCAGATGGTATGGGAGTGCTCTCGTTGTACAACAATTCAAGAATTCAGAagtgtaatggagaaattaaaGAATCTGAATAAGGGAGCCTGGGAGTATCTGCAGAG AAAGAAGCCAATTCTGTCAATGTGTGAAGACTTGAGGTGTTACATCATGAGAAAAATGGCTATGCACAAGAAGAGACTAGAGCACCACACTG GCATGCCTTGCAGACATGCGGTTGCAGCCATGGCTAAGATGGGGTTGAAGCCAGAGGACTTTGTGCATAAATGGCTCACTATGGATGCTATCAGATCAGCCTATTCTGTCTGCATTAATTCAGTTAACAGTGAAGAATATTGGAACCCAactgattcaccatag
- the LOC130939457 gene encoding zinc finger BED domain-containing protein RICESLEEPER 2-like, with product MPPPHTGFELSSKIFTLLTEWKVDKKIFSITSDNASSNDTCVEHLKSTLDVHGSLLCGGEFFHVHCSAHILNLIVQDGMKICGDAVSKIREGIKFLRKSESRMVKFKECFEDIEGLEYTTALCLDVPTRWNSLYAMLASAIPYKKAFEMYKVKEAGFREFCPSSDEWRRTEKICDFLLPFYETTKLMSGTSYPTSNLYFLQVWQIQLILMNSLKNDEVLIRNMGEKMMIKFNKYWEEYSVVLAFGAVLDPRFKLNTLVHCYNEIDPISAKDKVELVKNKLYKLFEVYDQNSSTTVESSSQLSSNFSQATSSAIGTQLIKIVGDLMSRNQEAEVKSGKNQLDIYLSEATLFCNDAIIDVLQWWKDNHHRFPTLSLMARDLLSIPITTVASESAFSMGSHVLNKYRSRLLSDNVEAVICTRNWIRGYDFEEDKDQEDIAKGEGYSSGVGSNDVIDLYEDEDEN from the exons ATGCCTCCTCCTCACACAGGATTTGAATTGTCTTCTAAAATCTTTACGCTTTTGACTGAGTGGAAAGttgataaaaagattttttccATTACTTCGGATAATGCTTCTTCTAATGATACTTGTGTTGAACACTTGAAAAGTACTTTGGATGTGCATGGTTCATTGTTGTGTGGTGGTGAATTCTTTCATGTTCATTGCTCTGCTCATATTTTAAATCTTATTGTCCAAGATGGAATGAAAATATGTGGTGATGCAGTGTCTAAGATTAGAGAGGGTATTAAGTTTCTGAGAAAATCTGAAAGTCGAATGGTTAAGTTTAAAGAATGTTTTGAAGATATTGAGGGACTTGAGTATACGACTGCATTATGTTTAGATGTTCCTACTAGGTGGAATTCACTTTATGCAATGCTTGCAAGTGCTATTCCTTACAAGAAAGCTTTTGAAATGTATAAAGTAAAAGAAGCTGGGTTTAGGGAGTTTTGTCCTTCATCAGATGAGTGGAGAAGAACTGAAAAGATATGTGATTTCTTGTTACCATTTTACGAAACTACCAAGTTGATGTCTGGAACTTCTTACCCAACATCCAACTTGTATTTTTTACAAGTTTGGCAAATCCAGCTGATTTTAATGAATAGTTTGAAGAATGATGAAGTGCTTATAAGGAACATGGGAGAAAAAATGATGATTAAGTTCAATAAATATTGGGAAGAATACAGTGTTGTTCTTGCATTTGGGGCAGTTCTTGATCCTAGATTTAAACTCAACACTTTGGTTCATTGCTATAATGAGATTGATCCTATTAGTGCTAAAGACAAAGTGGAGCTTGTGAAGAATAAGTTATACAAGCTTTTTGAGGTTTATGACCAAAATTCCTCTACAACTGTAGAGAGTTCTTCCCAACTTTCAAGTAATTTTTCTCAAGCAACATCTTCTGCAATTGGAACTCAGCTTATTAAAATTGTTGGT GATTTGATGTCCCGTAATCAAGAAGCTGAAGTGAAAAGTGGAAAGAACCAACTGGATATTTATTTGAGTGAGGCAACATTATTTTGCAATGATGCAATCATTGATGTTTTGCAATGGTGGAAAGACAACCATCATCGTTTTCCAACACTATCACTAATGGCACGAGATTTGTTGAGCATTCCTATTACTACCGTGGCTTCAGAATCTGCATTTAGCATGGGTTCTCATGTTTTGAATAAGTATAGAAGTCGTTTGTTGTCAGATAATGTTGAAGCGGTGATTTGCACCAGAAATTGGATACGTGGATATGATTTTG AGGAAGATAAAGATCAGGAAGATATTGCAAAAGGAGAAGGCTATTCTTCAGGAGTTGGTTCCAATGATGTTATTGACTTatatgaagatgaagatgaaaattaA
- the LOC130940737 gene encoding uncharacterized protein LOC130940737 produces the protein MSMLVTEDNNNNNNNKPHVVVDVDNNVSQGSTSSCVGNEGCASSETSEEQQQSNSHDSGSEIVAGAIEKERGSSVSSDQCSVELVDLESDVDKVRHLDHDNNNNKVERDCRICHLSMDMTNHESGGSPIELGCSCKDDLAAAHKQCAEAWFKIKGNKTCEICGSIAHNVAGTIEVQMTEQWNDSNDASMAPPTGPAPPAGETRNFWQGHRFLNFLLACMVFAFVISWLFHFNVPS, from the exons ATGTCAATGTTGGTTACTgaggacaacaacaacaacaacaataataagcCTCATGTTGTTGTTGACGTAGACAATAATGTCTCTCAAGGTAGTACTAGTAGCTGTGTCGGCAATgaaggttgtgcttcttctgaGACAAGTGAGGAACAACAACAAAGTAATTCCCATGATTCTGGTTCCGAGATTGTTGCTGGAGCAATTGAGAAAGAGAGAGGGTCTTCAGTTTCATCAGATCAGTGTTCTGTGGAGCTTGTGGATCTGGAGAGTGATGTGGATAAGGTACGGCACTTAGAtcatgataataataataataaggtggAGAGGGATTGCAGGATTTGTCACCTAAGCATGGATATGACCAACCATGAATCTGGTGGGTCCCCCATTGAACTTGGTTGTTCTTGTAAGGATGATTTGGCTGCTGCACATAAACAATGTGCTGAGGCTTGGTTCAAGATCAAAGGCAACAA AACTTGTGAAATTTGTGGATCAATTGCACACAATGTAGCCGGCACAATCGAAGTTCAAATGACAGAACAGTGGAATGACTCCAATGATGCTTCCATGGCTCCACCAACCGGGCCTGCACCCCCGGCCGGCGAAACTCGAAACTTCTGGCAGGGACATCGTTTTTTGAATTTCCTACTAGCTTGTATGGTCTTTGCATTTGTCATATCCTGGCTTTTTCACTTCAATGTGCCCTCATGA